A stretch of the Streptomyces sp. WMMB303 genome encodes the following:
- a CDS encoding aspartate aminotransferase family protein, whose protein sequence is MDTPFWADADRLLIRYGAPFSPRVVERAAGAYVYDDEGKAILDFTSGQMSSVLGHSHPDIVSAVSTAIGSLDHLFSGMLSRPVLDLAAALAETLPPELGKMLLLSTGAESNEAAIKLAKLYTGRYEIVSFDRSWHGMSHGAASATYSAGRRGYGPPAPGNFSLPTPNAYRSPFRTPDGSYDWEAELEYGFALIDQQSAGSLAACLVEPVLSSGGIIELPPGYLARLKELCEERGMLLILDEAQTGLGRTGTMYAFERDGVVPDLLTLSKTLGSGLPVAAVLTGEHIERVCHERGFLFFTTHVSDPLAATVGATVLSVIRRDGLVDRAAALGRQLTARLEDLHDRYDIVGDVRGRGLLQGVELVTDRRRRTPADKAGQAVTQECLDRGLHLNIVQLPGMGGIFRIAPPLTVTEDELHTGVDILAAAIEKVAPGRAGA, encoded by the coding sequence ATGGACACCCCTTTCTGGGCAGATGCCGATCGCCTGCTGATCCGCTACGGCGCGCCCTTCAGCCCACGCGTCGTCGAACGCGCCGCCGGAGCCTACGTCTACGACGACGAGGGCAAGGCGATACTGGACTTCACCTCCGGCCAGATGAGCTCCGTGCTCGGCCACTCGCACCCCGACATCGTCTCGGCGGTCTCGACGGCGATCGGGTCGCTGGACCACCTCTTCAGCGGCATGCTCAGCCGCCCCGTCCTCGACCTGGCCGCGGCGCTCGCCGAGACCCTGCCGCCCGAGCTGGGCAAGATGCTGCTGCTGAGCACCGGCGCCGAGTCGAACGAGGCGGCGATCAAGCTGGCCAAGCTCTACACCGGCCGGTACGAGATCGTCTCCTTCGACCGCTCCTGGCACGGGATGTCCCACGGTGCCGCTTCGGCGACCTACTCGGCCGGTCGGCGCGGCTACGGGCCCCCGGCCCCCGGCAACTTCTCGCTGCCGACGCCGAACGCCTACCGGTCCCCGTTCCGCACCCCGGACGGTTCCTACGACTGGGAGGCGGAACTGGAGTACGGCTTCGCACTGATCGACCAGCAGTCCGCCGGCAGCCTCGCCGCGTGCCTGGTGGAACCGGTGCTCTCCTCGGGCGGCATCATCGAGCTGCCGCCCGGTTACCTCGCCCGCCTCAAGGAGCTGTGCGAGGAGCGCGGGATGCTGCTCATCCTCGACGAGGCCCAGACCGGGCTCGGCCGCACCGGGACGATGTACGCCTTCGAACGCGACGGCGTCGTCCCGGACCTGCTGACCCTCTCCAAGACGCTGGGCTCCGGCCTGCCGGTGGCCGCGGTGCTCACCGGCGAGCACATCGAGCGGGTGTGCCACGAGCGGGGGTTCCTCTTCTTCACGACGCACGTCTCCGACCCGCTCGCGGCGACCGTGGGGGCCACGGTGCTCTCGGTGATCCGGCGCGACGGACTCGTCGACCGGGCGGCCGCGCTCGGCCGGCAGCTCACCGCGCGGCTGGAGGATCTGCACGACCGCTACGACATCGTCGGCGACGTACGCGGCCGCGGCCTGCTCCAAGGCGTGGAACTGGTCACCGACAGGCGGCGCAGGACACCCGCCGACAAGGCCGGGCAGGCCGTCACCCAGGAGTGCCTCGACCGCGGGCTGCACCTCAACATCGTCCAGCTCCCCGGTATGGGCGGCATCTTCCGCATCGCGCCGCCGCTGACCGTGACGGAGGACGAACTCCACA
- a CDS encoding LysR family transcriptional regulator — MLSARRLEILHAVLAAGSVNAAARNLNYSAATISQHLAALARETGLVLFEKEGRGIAPTDAALHLAEQAQSVLADFARLERTVADLRAGQGEHLALACFASAAEELIPEVVRAVRELRPNITTEVSLNEPVDGRGRRRPDLDIRTEPVDGAEIRLEGYRRHELLTEELLAVLPGAHPLAGARSVALGELRTEPWIDHDIYDSPTGQIILGACTAAGFAPRYVARLDNHHAALNLVRAGIGITVLPRLAVPDPPGTLVAVPLTPAVRRRIVLHARLHPRRGGLVTAAAARLRAAAGDWAARHGEEAPGEGGG; from the coding sequence ATGCTCAGCGCCCGCCGCCTCGAGATCCTGCACGCCGTCCTCGCCGCCGGGTCGGTCAACGCCGCCGCCCGGAACCTCAACTACTCGGCGGCGACGATCAGCCAGCACCTCGCGGCCCTCGCCAGGGAGACCGGGCTGGTGCTGTTCGAGAAGGAGGGCCGCGGGATCGCCCCCACCGACGCCGCACTCCACCTGGCGGAACAGGCGCAGAGCGTACTCGCGGACTTCGCCCGGCTGGAGCGCACCGTCGCGGACCTGCGCGCGGGCCAGGGCGAGCATCTGGCGCTGGCCTGCTTCGCCTCGGCGGCGGAGGAGCTGATCCCCGAGGTGGTGCGCGCGGTCCGGGAGCTGCGGCCCAACATCACCACGGAGGTCAGTCTGAACGAGCCCGTCGACGGACGCGGCCGCCGCCGGCCGGACCTCGACATCCGGACCGAACCCGTCGACGGAGCCGAGATCCGGCTGGAGGGGTACCGACGCCACGAGCTGCTCACCGAGGAGCTGCTCGCGGTCCTTCCGGGCGCGCATCCGCTGGCGGGCGCACGCTCCGTCGCGCTCGGCGAGCTGCGCACCGAGCCGTGGATCGACCACGACATCTACGACAGCCCGACCGGGCAGATCATTCTGGGTGCCTGCACCGCGGCCGGGTTCGCGCCGCGCTACGTCGCCCGGCTCGACAACCATCACGCCGCGCTCAACCTGGTGCGGGCCGGCATCGGCATCACCGTGCTGCCCCGGCTGGCGGTGCCCGATCCGCCCGGCACACTGGTGGCCGTGCCACTGACTCCAGCGGTCAGGAGGCGCATCGTGCTGCACGCCCGGCTGCATCCCCGCCGCGGAGGCCTCGTCACGGCTGCGGCCGCGCGGCTGCGTGCGGCCGCCGGGGACTGGGCGGCCCGGCACGGCGAGGAGGCGCCCGGCGAGGGCGGGGGCTGA
- the katG gene encoding catalase/peroxidase HPI produces the protein MSDNHEAIVVDAKAEDAGCPVARAPHPTQGGGNRQWWPDRLNLKILAKNPAVADPLGDGFDYAEAFAGLDLPAVKQDIAEVLTTSQDWWPADFGHYGPFIIRMAWHSAGTYRISDGRGGAGAGQQRFAPLNSWPDNANLDKARRLLWPVKKKYGSRLSWADLLILAGNVALESMGARTFGFAGGRADVWEPEEDVYWGPETIWLGDERYTGDRELENPLGAVQMGLIYVNPEGPNGNPDPVAAARDIRETFRRMAMNDEETVALIAGGHTFGKTHGAGPADHVGADPEAASLEEQGLGWRNSFGTGKGADAITSGLEVTWTATPTRWSNAFFDNLFGYEWELTESPAGAQQWRPKDGAGDGTVPHAHDTSKKIAPSMLTTDLALRFDPVYEQISRRFHANPEEFADAFARAWYKLTHRDMGPKSLYLGPEVPEETLLWQDPLPEAPGEVLGAEDVAALKARLLDSGLTVTQLVTTAWAAASTFRGSDKRGGANGARIRLEPQRGWEVNNPDELAAVLSTLESVQREFNSGGKQVSLADLIVLGGCAAVELAARDAGYPVEVPFAPGRVDATEEHTDAESFAALEPTADGFRNFQGKGNRLPAEYLLLDRANLLTLSAPEMTVLVGGLRALGVSSGGTKPGVFTDTPGRLTNDFFVNLLDLGTTWRATSEDQSTFEGRDAATGEVRWTGSRADLVFGSNSELRALAEVYASDDAGEKFVRDFVAAWDKVMNLDRFDLR, from the coding sequence ATGTCTGACAATCATGAGGCGATCGTCGTGGACGCGAAGGCGGAGGACGCGGGCTGTCCGGTCGCGCGCGCCCCTCACCCGACACAGGGCGGCGGGAACCGCCAGTGGTGGCCCGACCGGCTGAATCTGAAGATCCTCGCCAAGAACCCCGCCGTGGCCGACCCGCTGGGCGACGGGTTCGACTACGCCGAAGCCTTCGCGGGCCTCGACCTGCCGGCCGTCAAGCAGGACATCGCCGAGGTGCTGACCACCTCGCAGGACTGGTGGCCGGCCGACTTCGGCCACTACGGCCCCTTCATCATCAGGATGGCCTGGCACAGCGCGGGCACCTACCGGATCAGCGACGGGCGCGGTGGCGCCGGGGCGGGCCAGCAGCGGTTCGCCCCCCTCAACAGCTGGCCGGACAACGCGAACCTCGACAAGGCCCGCCGGCTGCTGTGGCCGGTCAAGAAGAAGTACGGCAGCCGGCTCTCCTGGGCCGACCTGCTGATCCTGGCCGGAAACGTCGCCCTGGAGTCCATGGGGGCCAGGACCTTCGGGTTCGCCGGCGGCCGCGCGGACGTCTGGGAGCCCGAGGAGGACGTGTACTGGGGCCCGGAGACGATCTGGCTGGGCGATGAGCGCTACACGGGCGACCGGGAGCTGGAGAACCCGCTCGGCGCGGTCCAGATGGGCCTCATCTACGTCAACCCGGAAGGCCCCAACGGCAACCCGGATCCGGTCGCGGCGGCCCGGGACATCCGGGAGACGTTCCGCCGGATGGCGATGAACGACGAGGAGACCGTCGCCCTGATCGCCGGGGGCCACACCTTCGGCAAGACCCACGGTGCGGGCCCGGCCGACCACGTCGGCGCCGACCCCGAGGCCGCCTCGCTGGAGGAGCAGGGCCTGGGCTGGCGCAACTCCTTCGGCACCGGCAAGGGCGCGGACGCCATCACCTCCGGCCTGGAGGTGACCTGGACCGCCACGCCCACCCGGTGGAGCAACGCCTTCTTCGACAACCTCTTCGGCTACGAGTGGGAGCTGACCGAGAGCCCGGCCGGGGCCCAGCAGTGGCGGCCCAAGGACGGCGCCGGCGACGGCACCGTTCCGCACGCCCACGACACGTCGAAGAAGATCGCCCCGTCCATGCTCACCACGGACCTCGCGCTGCGCTTCGACCCGGTCTACGAGCAGATCTCCCGCCGCTTCCACGCGAACCCCGAGGAGTTCGCCGACGCCTTCGCGCGCGCCTGGTACAAGCTCACCCACCGCGACATGGGACCCAAGTCGCTGTACCTGGGCCCCGAGGTCCCCGAGGAGACCCTGCTGTGGCAGGACCCGCTGCCCGAGGCACCGGGAGAGGTCCTCGGAGCCGAGGATGTCGCGGCACTCAAGGCTCGGCTGCTCGACTCGGGCCTGACCGTGACGCAGCTGGTCACCACCGCCTGGGCGGCGGCCTCGACCTTCCGCGGCAGCGACAAGCGCGGCGGCGCCAACGGCGCCCGCATCCGCCTGGAGCCGCAGCGCGGCTGGGAGGTCAACAACCCGGACGAGCTCGCCGCGGTGCTGAGCACCCTGGAGTCCGTCCAGCGGGAGTTCAACTCCGGCGGCAAGCAGGTCTCGCTGGCCGACCTGATCGTCCTCGGCGGCTGTGCGGCGGTCGAGCTGGCCGCCCGGGACGCCGGGTACCCGGTCGAGGTGCCGTTCGCGCCGGGCCGGGTGGACGCGACCGAGGAGCACACCGACGCGGAGTCCTTCGCCGCGCTGGAGCCCACGGCCGACGGGTTCCGCAACTTCCAGGGCAAGGGCAACCGGCTGCCCGCCGAGTACCTGCTGCTGGACAGGGCCAACCTGCTCACCCTGAGCGCGCCCGAGATGACGGTCCTCGTCGGCGGTCTGCGCGCCCTCGGCGTGAGCTCCGGAGGCACGAAGCCCGGCGTGTTCACCGACACCCCCGGCAGGCTGACCAACGACTTCTTCGTCAACCTGCTCGACCTGGGCACGACCTGGCGGGCCACGTCGGAGGACCAGAGCACCTTCGAGGGCCGGGACGCGGCCACGGGCGAGGTCCGGTGGACCGGCAGCCGCGCCGACCTGGTCTTCGGCTCCAACTCGGAGCTGCGCGCGCTCGCCGAGGTCTACGCGAGCGACGACGCGGGCGAGAAGTTCGTGCGCGACTTCGTCGCCGCCTGGGACAAGGTGATGAACCTGGACCGGTTCGACCTGCGCTGA
- a CDS encoding Fur family transcriptional regulator, with amino-acid sequence MSDLLERLRRRGWRMTAQRRVVAEVLDGEHVHLTADEVLARAAARLPEISRATVYNALGELVLLGEVREVATDGRAKRYDPNAHRSHHHLVCSDCGTIRDVHPDGDPLADLPASERFGFTVSGAELTYRGRCPDCAARA; translated from the coding sequence ATGAGTGACCTGCTGGAACGGCTTCGCCGACGCGGCTGGCGGATGACCGCCCAGCGCCGGGTTGTCGCCGAGGTACTCGACGGCGAACACGTCCACCTCACCGCGGACGAGGTACTGGCACGCGCGGCCGCCCGGCTGCCGGAGATCTCCCGCGCGACCGTCTACAACGCCCTGGGCGAGCTGGTGCTGCTCGGTGAGGTCCGCGAGGTGGCCACCGACGGCCGCGCCAAGCGCTACGACCCCAACGCGCACCGGTCACACCACCATCTGGTGTGCTCCGACTGCGGCACCATCCGGGACGTCCACCCCGATGGCGACCCGCTGGCCGACCTGCCGGCCTCCGAGCGGTTCGGGTTCACCGTCTCCGGTGCCGAGTTGACCTATCGGGGCCGGTGCCCCGACTGCGCCGCCCGGGCCTGA
- a CDS encoding PI-PLC domain-containing protein — MPRNTHDTAPDTQRGHEEPDSATGRAKTAARPGAWRRARWVRVVRPLAAVLAALCVTALATVGTLRNTVLDRGYYQHVLDEERAYDRLYDEVLVAPEAQPVTRSLLARLPVPESVVTANLKTVLPPATVRELTDEQIAEVTSYLRGEKDTLSVSVDLSPVLANMDKLAEVYLGGLVSQAQGRDKADFPAAVKRIDAALDDVAAGRRPADLPTVDLSDRAVRDLSKLLLSGVPEGQRTALRPQVEGALGVGDVATALAAVGPHVIGGRAGVGADEGEQELLRITEGGRWDVVKDLDSGGVYTGPLEEARGFTRLALGWVYPLAVAVGALSVAFLWLTGPRRRLRRLRAVGWSMVAGGLLTAGLFRLVQWKADGLWGTAPGSWPPSLAVLVEDLESTALETLTAAGASAALTPVAVGVLLAALSYVRRRPRAAQSLSTRGRTGVLAGLSAVTTTAVVLGVTFVPAAASGSGSEQDLCNGSARACELRYDQAAYVATHNSMSTTADRFISPLQDGDITAQLDNGARALLLDTHTWERPDQIAERLKVSEFAPEMRDKITGLIDEATPTQPGLWLCHAVCRGGAIPLVDTLRDIRAWLDEHPAEVVTLIVQDGITGEQTESAFRKAGLEELLFTPDDDPKAEWPTLGEMIEDDKRLVVFAEHADGPAPWYRNFYRYGMETPYAFSSPERMSCAPNRGGTGKRLFLMNHFITSGGGSRIDAREVNAKGFVLDRARRCEAERDHPVNFVAVDFANLGDAAAAVETLNMRRRP; from the coding sequence GTGCCGCGCAATACGCACGACACTGCCCCGGACACGCAACGAGGCCACGAGGAGCCGGACTCGGCGACCGGCCGGGCCAAGACCGCCGCGCGACCCGGCGCATGGCGCCGGGCGCGCTGGGTGCGCGTCGTACGACCGCTGGCGGCGGTGCTGGCGGCCCTGTGCGTGACGGCGCTGGCGACGGTGGGCACGCTGCGCAACACAGTCCTGGACCGCGGCTACTACCAGCACGTCCTGGACGAGGAGCGGGCCTACGACCGGCTCTACGACGAAGTGCTCGTCGCCCCCGAGGCCCAGCCGGTCACCCGGAGCCTGCTGGCACGCCTGCCGGTGCCCGAGTCCGTGGTGACCGCGAACCTCAAGACCGTCCTGCCCCCGGCGACCGTGCGCGAGCTCACCGACGAGCAGATCGCCGAGGTCACCAGCTATCTCCGGGGTGAGAAGGACACCCTCTCGGTCTCGGTCGACCTCTCTCCGGTACTTGCCAACATGGACAAGCTCGCCGAGGTGTACCTCGGCGGTCTGGTCTCCCAGGCGCAGGGCCGCGACAAGGCCGACTTCCCGGCCGCCGTGAAGCGCATCGACGCGGCGCTGGACGACGTCGCCGCCGGACGGCGCCCCGCCGACCTGCCCACCGTCGACCTGAGCGACCGGGCCGTGCGGGACCTCAGCAAGCTGCTGCTCTCCGGCGTGCCGGAGGGACAGCGCACCGCCCTGCGCCCGCAGGTGGAGGGCGCACTCGGAGTGGGGGACGTCGCCACCGCGCTGGCCGCGGTCGGCCCGCATGTGATCGGCGGACGCGCGGGCGTCGGAGCCGACGAGGGTGAGCAGGAACTGCTGCGCATCACCGAGGGCGGGCGGTGGGACGTCGTCAAGGACCTGGACAGCGGAGGCGTGTACACCGGGCCGCTGGAGGAGGCGCGCGGCTTCACCCGGCTCGCGCTGGGATGGGTCTACCCGCTTGCCGTCGCCGTCGGCGCACTGTCCGTCGCCTTCCTGTGGCTCACCGGACCGCGCCGCCGGCTGCGCAGGCTGCGTGCGGTCGGCTGGAGCATGGTCGCGGGCGGTCTGCTGACGGCCGGCCTCTTCCGGCTGGTGCAGTGGAAGGCGGACGGCCTGTGGGGGACGGCGCCCGGCTCGTGGCCGCCCTCGCTGGCCGTGCTGGTGGAGGACCTGGAGAGCACCGCGCTGGAGACCCTCACCGCCGCCGGAGCCTCCGCGGCCCTCACCCCGGTCGCCGTCGGGGTGCTGCTGGCGGCGCTCTCCTACGTACGGCGGCGGCCCCGGGCCGCGCAGTCGCTGTCCACCCGGGGCCGCACCGGGGTGCTGGCCGGACTGTCCGCGGTCACCACCACCGCGGTGGTGCTGGGGGTCACCTTCGTCCCGGCCGCCGCGAGCGGCTCCGGCTCCGAGCAGGACCTGTGCAACGGCTCGGCCCGTGCCTGCGAGCTGCGCTACGACCAGGCCGCCTACGTCGCCACCCACAACTCGATGTCGACGACCGCCGACCGTTTCATCAGTCCCCTCCAGGACGGCGACATCACCGCCCAGCTCGACAACGGCGCCCGGGCGCTGCTGCTGGACACCCACACCTGGGAGCGTCCCGACCAGATCGCCGAGCGGCTGAAGGTCTCGGAGTTCGCCCCGGAGATGCGCGACAAGATCACCGGGCTGATCGACGAGGCCACCCCCACCCAACCGGGCCTGTGGCTGTGCCATGCCGTCTGCCGCGGCGGTGCCATCCCGCTCGTCGACACCCTCCGCGACATCCGCGCCTGGCTCGACGAGCATCCGGCGGAGGTCGTGACGCTGATCGTGCAGGACGGCATCACCGGAGAGCAGACGGAGTCCGCGTTCCGGAAAGCCGGTCTGGAGGAGCTGCTGTTCACCCCTGACGACGACCCGAAGGCGGAGTGGCCGACACTGGGCGAGATGATCGAGGACGACAAGCGCCTGGTGGTCTTCGCCGAGCATGCGGACGGGCCCGCGCCCTGGTACCGGAACTTCTACCGGTACGGGATGGAGACGCCCTACGCCTTCTCCTCCCCGGAGAGGATGTCGTGCGCGCCCAACCGGGGCGGGACGGGCAAGCGGCTCTTCCTGATGAACCACTTCATCACCAGCGGCGGGGGGAGCCGGATCGACGCGCGGGAGGTCAACGCGAAGGGGTTCGTCCTCGACCGGGCCCGGCGCTGCGAGGCCGAGCGCGACCACCCGGTGAACTTCGTCGCCGTCGACTTCGCCAATCTCGGCGACGCGGCAGCCGCCGTCGAGACCCTCAACATGCGGCGGCGCCCCTGA